In the Streptomyces sp. WMMC940 genome, GAGCTGTTCGCCGCACCGGCCCATCCGTACACCCGAGGACTGCTCGAGTCCCTGCCGCGCCTCGACGACCACGACGACACCCCGTTGCGGGCGATCCCTGGCAGTCCGCCGTCTCTCCTCGCCCCGGCTCCGGGTTGCGCGTTCGCCCCACGCTGTCCACGAGCCGCGACGGCCCCCGCCGACGAGCGCTCCCGCTGCGAGACCGAGCGCCCCGCGCTCGGCGGACCGGCCGGGCGTCCGGTCGCCTGCCACTTCCCCGCGTACGAAGGCGTCGCCCCATGAAGAACGAACCCCTGCTGTCCGTACGGGAGCTGACGACCACCTACCCCGGGGGGCGGCGCGCCGCCCCGATCCGGGCCGTGGACGGCGTCAGCTTCGACATCGCGGCCGGCGAGACGCTGGGCCTGGTGGGCGAGTCCGGCTGCGGCAAGTCCACCACCGGGCGCACGATCGTGCGCCTCCTGGAGCCGGCCGCGGGCTCCGTCCGCTACGACGGCCGTGACATCGGCCACCTGTCGCAGCGCGAGCTGAAGCCGCTCCGCAAGGACCTCCAGATGGTCTTCCAGGACCCGCACTCCTCCCTCAACCCACGGCAGACGGTGGCCCGCATCATCTCCGACCCGCTCCTGGTGCACGGCAGTTCGGCCGCCGACGCGCGAGCGAGGGCGGCGGAGCTGATGGAACTGGTCGGCCTCATCCCGGAACACCTCGACCGCTATCCGCACGAGTTCTCCGGCGGTCAGGCCCAGCGCATCGGCATCGCCCGCGCCCTGGCCACCAGCCCCCGACTCGTCGTCGCCGACGAGCCCGTCTCCGCCCTCGACGTCTCCGTCCAGGCCCAGATCGTCAACCTGATGGAGCGCCTCCAGCACGAACTCGGCCTCGCCTACCTTTTCATCGCCCACGACCTCTCCGTCGTCAAGCGTGTCTGCGACCGGGTCGCCGTGATGTACCTGGGCCGGATCGTCGAGATCGGTGACAAGAACCGGGTGTACGCCGCCCCCGCGCACCCCTACACGCGGGCCCTGCTCTCCGCCGTCCCGCTGCCCGACCCGGTCGCCGAGCGGACCCGGGAGCGGATCACCCTGCTCGGCGACCCCCCGAGCCCGGCCGCTCCCCCGCCCGGCTGCTCCTTCCACCCGCGCTGCCCGAAGGCGCAGGCGATCTGCCGCACCGAAGCCCCCTTGCTCCGGATCGCCGCCCCGGGCGAGCCCCGCCAGGTCGCCTGCCACTTCCCCGAGAGCCCCTGAACGCCGGGCACGCGGGGCGACCCGGGACGGATCGTCCCGGGTCGCACCCGTCACTCATGGGGCTACCACTTGGTGACGCGGACGGTCTCCCCGTACCCGTCGGCGCCCAGCACCTCGATGCGGACGCCGGCGGTCGCGTCGGTGAACGACTCCCCCGCCCAGAAGGGGGCGTCGTCCAGGGGACGGCAGCCGGCGGCCGGAACGGCGTTTCGGCTTCGCGTCGACGACACGGACCGGCCCCTGACCGGTCGGGACGGAGGCGTCCACCGTGTAGACCAGCGCGCCCGTCGAGCAGGCGCCGCCGTCCGCCTGGACCGCCCGTCTCGACTCCACGACGTACGCGGTACCGGGGCCGGTGCGGATCACCGCCATCTTCGTTCCGCTGCCGTACTCGACCGCGGTGAGGTACACGGTGTCGCTGCCCGCCGAAGCCCGGCACACGACCTGGCCGTCCGTGGTCCAGCCGAACTTCCAGGAGTGCCGGGCGAAGAACTCCGAGCCTCGTCCGCCGACGAGCCCCATGACGTCCCAGCCCCCGGCGAAGCGATGGGCGTCGGTGCCCGTGAAGCGTGGTGTGCGCGATCGCCGAGGCCGGCAGCCTCACGCGCGCAGCCGCCTCGCTCGGCATGACCCCTGCCCGGGCTCAGCGC is a window encoding:
- a CDS encoding ABC transporter ATP-binding protein, producing MKNEPLLSVRELTTTYPGGRRAAPIRAVDGVSFDIAAGETLGLVGESGCGKSTTGRTIVRLLEPAAGSVRYDGRDIGHLSQRELKPLRKDLQMVFQDPHSSLNPRQTVARIISDPLLVHGSSAADARARAAELMELVGLIPEHLDRYPHEFSGGQAQRIGIARALATSPRLVVADEPVSALDVSVQAQIVNLMERLQHELGLAYLFIAHDLSVVKRVCDRVAVMYLGRIVEIGDKNRVYAAPAHPYTRALLSAVPLPDPVAERTRERITLLGDPPSPAAPPPGCSFHPRCPKAQAICRTEAPLLRIAAPGEPRQVACHFPESP